From Equus przewalskii isolate Varuska chromosome 30, EquPr2, whole genome shotgun sequence, a single genomic window includes:
- the ZNF438 gene encoding zinc finger protein 438 isoform X6, giving the protein MQNSLSVSPKDQGESNIPSGTIQSGKGLQNKSQFRTIAPKIVPKVLTPRVLSCHSPSLSDQVNPGPSINSKPLGMPTQNYALMQVSGQEGTFSLVALPHVASAQPVQKPRLPLPENLKLPIPRYQPPRNNKGSRKKPILSTSESGCIKPPAQTQTSPCPPDRPEPPHTPSPSEPVLALDHAPASITTAALTNGGGHGDSRPPVTNDHGDPNPAATPTSSTPEEPSAKQGLMQISGKANFTSKKIPSKPSAVASENQNEQVDLAKAVTNSAPAVLGNAVQLISSVPKGKLPIFPYSRIKSTEAYRSESDANITEFSLPGLRADCDKTASITEGLNAVPKIANKIPAPQVSKQSPCESAFCPATKLDLSHKPKLSGGAAKRRGRKRKVPDEILALQGKRRKCVINKCKDGKERVKTDPQESRDQKPGAMKKYRSIMPKPVLVMPALAPLASPAAPVQSHTLGRIAQDVLFSHSLTPQYLGCKQDDSPSAKPSSAFRNGFSGIKKPWHRCHVCNHHFQFKQHLREHMNTHTNRRPYSCRICRKAYVRSGSLSTHMKLHHGENRLKKLVCCEFCAKVFGHVRVYFGHLKEVHRVVISTEPSPSDLLPGDMAKSKDVNVRALEGSVERENKSHLEEDLLLNQADEVKLQIKCGRCQITAQSFAEIKFHLLYVHGEEIQGRLQEEIIPGNKGAQEELVKQAAPYWKHRPERRKPAAHCPSDEDVRAFPKLKKQLCVHRQNDVGVLMKSEGGQPVPREPGEEPRGPGCPSPRPGLLQSQRGFHCVLCAQTLGRKEELLLHWEQQHSCQDPPKLWTILNALSSQGEVELSPKTEK; this is encoded by the exons GTGAATCAAACATTCCTTCTGGAACAATTCAGAGTGGTAAGGGTTTGCAGAATAAGAGTCAGTTTAGGACCATTGCACCAAAAATTGTGCCCAAAGTGCTAACACCCAGAGTGTTATCATGCCATTCGCCATCACTCTCTGATCAGGTGAATCCAGGACCTTCCATCAACTCCAAGCCCCTGGGGATGCCCACCCAGAATTATGCTCTGATGCAGGTTTCTGGCCAGGAGGGGAcattttctcttgttgctttgcCGCATGTTGCCTCAGCTCAGCCAGTCCAGAAACCCAGACTGCCCCTGCCTGAAAACCTTAAACTGCCTATTCCTCGATACCAACCCCCGAGAAATAACAAAGGATCAAGAAAGAAACCCATTCTGAGCACCTCTGAGAGTGGTTGTATCAAACCTCCTGCCCAGACCCAAACGTCCCCTTGCCCACCTGACCGTCCAgaacccccacacacacccagtCCATCCGAGCCCGTGCTGGCTCTAGACCACGCCCCCGCCAGCATCACCACGGCTGCACTGACCAATGGAGGTGGCCACGGAGACTCTCGCCCTCCAGTGACCAACGACCACGGAGATCCAAACCCTGCTGCCACCCCAACATCATCCACACCAGAGGAGCCCTCTGCCAAGCAGGGCCTCATGCAGATTTCAGGGAAGGCAAACTTCACAAGCAAGAAAATACCCAGTAAGCCTTCTGCTGTGGCCAGTGAAAACCAGAATGAGCAAGTGGACCTTGCAAAAGCCGTGACCAATTCAGCACCAGCCGTTTTGGGCAATGCAGTTCAGCTGATCTCCTCAGTCCCCAAAGGGAAactgcccatcttcccctactcaAGAATAAAAAGCACGGAGGCTTACAGAAGTGAATCGGATGCTAACATCACAGAGTTTTCTTTACCTGGGCTCAGGGCAGACTGTGATAAGACAGCCTCCATCACAGAAGGCTTGAATGCAGTCCCCAAAATCGCCAACAAGATCCCTGCCCCACAGGTGTCGAAGCAGAGTCCCTGTGAAAGTGCCTTTTGTCCGGCCACCAAGCTAGATCTCAGCCACAAACCAAAACTCAGTGGTGGGgcagcaaagagaagaggaagaaaacggAAGGTACCGGATGAAATTTTGGCGCTtcagggaaaaaggaggaaatgtgtCATTAATAAGTGTAAAGATggtaaagaaagagtaaaaactGATCCCCAGGAATCCAGAGATCAAAAACCTGGGGCTATGAAGAAATACCGTAGCATTATGCCTAAACCTGTCCTCGTCATGCCAGCCTTGGCCCCCCTGGCTTCTCCTGCAGCCCCAGTGCAGTCCCACACGCTCGGCAGGATAGCACAGGACGTTCTGTTCAGCCATTCACTCACTCCTCAATATCTCGGCTGTAAGCAGGATGACAGCCCTTCCGCCAAGCCCAGCTCTGCATTCAGAAATGGATTCTCTGGCATTAAGAAGCCTTGGCACAGATGTCACGTCTGTAACCACCACTTCCAGTTCAAACAGCACCTTCGAGAGCACATGAATACACACACGAACAGACGGCCGTACAGTTGTCGGATCTGTCGCAAGGCGTACGTACGCTCTGGCAGCCTGAGCACACACATGAAACTCCATCACGGGGAGAACCGTCTGAAGAAGCTCGTGTGCTGTGAGTTTTGTGCAAAAGTGTTTGGTCACGTCAGAGTCTATTTTGGCCATCTAAAAGAAGTGCATAGGGTTGTCATCAGCACCGAACCCTCCCCCAGCGACCTGCTGCCAGGGGACATGGCAAAGAGCAAAGATGTGAACGTACGGGCGCTGGAAGGGTCGGTGGAGAG GGAAAACAAGTCTCACCTGGAAGAAGACCTCCTTCTGAACCAGGCTGACGAAGTCAAATTACAAATCAAATGTGGCCGCTGTCAAATCACAGCTCAGTCTTTCGCTGAAATAAAGTTCCATTTACTTTATGTTCATGGAGAGGAAATTCAGGGCAGGCTACAAGAGGAGATCATACCAGGAAACAAGGGAGCTCAGGAAGAACTGGTTAAACAGGCTGCTCCTTACTGGAAACATCGTCCCGAAAGAAGAAAGCCCGCTGCACACTGTCCCTCCGACGAGGATGTACGTGCGTTTCCTAAATTGAAAAAGCAGCTCTGCGTTCATCGTCAGAATGACGTGGGCGTGCTCATGAAAAGTGAAGGAGGCCAGCCGGTTCCGAGGGAGCCAGGGGAAGAGCCCCGGGGCCCTGGGTGTCCCAGCCCCCGCCCCGGTCTCCTTCAGTCCCAGCGGGGCTTCCACTGTGTCCTTTGTGCACAGACtctgggaaggaaagaggagctCCTCCTGCACTGGGAACAGCAGCACAGCTGTCAGGACCCTCCCAAACTCTGGACGATTTTAAACGCGCTCTCCAGCCAGGGAGAGGTGGAGCTGTCCCCGAAAACTGAGAAATGA
- the ZNF438 gene encoding zinc finger protein 438 isoform X2, which produces MTLLELWEIDKDECHVSSSTENLKFRRHLLSQITSRTAILRPLIDEWIKKMCLGKWRKRLNGLSKGSSIQVKYIRMQNSLSVSPKDQGESNIPSGTIQSGKGLQNKSQFRTIAPKIVPKVLTPRVLSCHSPSLSDQVNPGPSINSKPLGMPTQNYALMQVSGQEGTFSLVALPHVASAQPVQKPRLPLPENLKLPIPRYQPPRNNKGSRKKPILSTSESGCIKPPAQTQTSPCPPDRPEPPHTPSPSEPVLALDHAPASITTAALTNGGGHGDSRPPVTNDHGDPNPAATPTSSTPEEPSAKQGLMQISGKANFTSKKIPSKPSAVASENQNEQVDLAKAVTNSAPAVLGNAVQLISSVPKGKLPIFPYSRIKSTEAYRSESDANITEFSLPGLRADCDKTASITEGLNAVPKIANKIPAPQVSKQSPCESAFCPATKLDLSHKPKLSGGAAKRRGRKRKVPDEILALQGKRRKCVINKCKDGKERVKTDPQESRDQKPGAMKKYRSIMPKPVLVMPALAPLASPAAPVQSHTLGRIAQDVLFSHSLTPQYLGCKQDDSPSAKPSSAFRNGFSGIKKPWHRCHVCNHHFQFKQHLREHMNTHTNRRPYSCRICRKAYVRSGSLSTHMKLHHGENRLKKLVCCEFCAKVFGHVRVYFGHLKEVHRVVISTEPSPSDLLPGDMAKSKDVNVRALEGSVERENKSHLEEDLLLNQADEVKLQIKCGRCQITAQSFAEIKFHLLYVHGEEIQGRLQEEIIPGNKGAQEELVKQAAPYWKHRPERRKPAAHCPSDEDVRAFPKLKKQLCVHRQNDVGVLMKSEGGQPVPREPGEEPRGPGCPSPRPGLLQSQRGFHCVLCAQTLGRKEELLLHWEQQHSCQDPPKLWTILNALSSQGEVELSPKTEK; this is translated from the exons GTGAATCAAACATTCCTTCTGGAACAATTCAGAGTGGTAAGGGTTTGCAGAATAAGAGTCAGTTTAGGACCATTGCACCAAAAATTGTGCCCAAAGTGCTAACACCCAGAGTGTTATCATGCCATTCGCCATCACTCTCTGATCAGGTGAATCCAGGACCTTCCATCAACTCCAAGCCCCTGGGGATGCCCACCCAGAATTATGCTCTGATGCAGGTTTCTGGCCAGGAGGGGAcattttctcttgttgctttgcCGCATGTTGCCTCAGCTCAGCCAGTCCAGAAACCCAGACTGCCCCTGCCTGAAAACCTTAAACTGCCTATTCCTCGATACCAACCCCCGAGAAATAACAAAGGATCAAGAAAGAAACCCATTCTGAGCACCTCTGAGAGTGGTTGTATCAAACCTCCTGCCCAGACCCAAACGTCCCCTTGCCCACCTGACCGTCCAgaacccccacacacacccagtCCATCCGAGCCCGTGCTGGCTCTAGACCACGCCCCCGCCAGCATCACCACGGCTGCACTGACCAATGGAGGTGGCCACGGAGACTCTCGCCCTCCAGTGACCAACGACCACGGAGATCCAAACCCTGCTGCCACCCCAACATCATCCACACCAGAGGAGCCCTCTGCCAAGCAGGGCCTCATGCAGATTTCAGGGAAGGCAAACTTCACAAGCAAGAAAATACCCAGTAAGCCTTCTGCTGTGGCCAGTGAAAACCAGAATGAGCAAGTGGACCTTGCAAAAGCCGTGACCAATTCAGCACCAGCCGTTTTGGGCAATGCAGTTCAGCTGATCTCCTCAGTCCCCAAAGGGAAactgcccatcttcccctactcaAGAATAAAAAGCACGGAGGCTTACAGAAGTGAATCGGATGCTAACATCACAGAGTTTTCTTTACCTGGGCTCAGGGCAGACTGTGATAAGACAGCCTCCATCACAGAAGGCTTGAATGCAGTCCCCAAAATCGCCAACAAGATCCCTGCCCCACAGGTGTCGAAGCAGAGTCCCTGTGAAAGTGCCTTTTGTCCGGCCACCAAGCTAGATCTCAGCCACAAACCAAAACTCAGTGGTGGGgcagcaaagagaagaggaagaaaacggAAGGTACCGGATGAAATTTTGGCGCTtcagggaaaaaggaggaaatgtgtCATTAATAAGTGTAAAGATggtaaagaaagagtaaaaactGATCCCCAGGAATCCAGAGATCAAAAACCTGGGGCTATGAAGAAATACCGTAGCATTATGCCTAAACCTGTCCTCGTCATGCCAGCCTTGGCCCCCCTGGCTTCTCCTGCAGCCCCAGTGCAGTCCCACACGCTCGGCAGGATAGCACAGGACGTTCTGTTCAGCCATTCACTCACTCCTCAATATCTCGGCTGTAAGCAGGATGACAGCCCTTCCGCCAAGCCCAGCTCTGCATTCAGAAATGGATTCTCTGGCATTAAGAAGCCTTGGCACAGATGTCACGTCTGTAACCACCACTTCCAGTTCAAACAGCACCTTCGAGAGCACATGAATACACACACGAACAGACGGCCGTACAGTTGTCGGATCTGTCGCAAGGCGTACGTACGCTCTGGCAGCCTGAGCACACACATGAAACTCCATCACGGGGAGAACCGTCTGAAGAAGCTCGTGTGCTGTGAGTTTTGTGCAAAAGTGTTTGGTCACGTCAGAGTCTATTTTGGCCATCTAAAAGAAGTGCATAGGGTTGTCATCAGCACCGAACCCTCCCCCAGCGACCTGCTGCCAGGGGACATGGCAAAGAGCAAAGATGTGAACGTACGGGCGCTGGAAGGGTCGGTGGAGAG GGAAAACAAGTCTCACCTGGAAGAAGACCTCCTTCTGAACCAGGCTGACGAAGTCAAATTACAAATCAAATGTGGCCGCTGTCAAATCACAGCTCAGTCTTTCGCTGAAATAAAGTTCCATTTACTTTATGTTCATGGAGAGGAAATTCAGGGCAGGCTACAAGAGGAGATCATACCAGGAAACAAGGGAGCTCAGGAAGAACTGGTTAAACAGGCTGCTCCTTACTGGAAACATCGTCCCGAAAGAAGAAAGCCCGCTGCACACTGTCCCTCCGACGAGGATGTACGTGCGTTTCCTAAATTGAAAAAGCAGCTCTGCGTTCATCGTCAGAATGACGTGGGCGTGCTCATGAAAAGTGAAGGAGGCCAGCCGGTTCCGAGGGAGCCAGGGGAAGAGCCCCGGGGCCCTGGGTGTCCCAGCCCCCGCCCCGGTCTCCTTCAGTCCCAGCGGGGCTTCCACTGTGTCCTTTGTGCACAGACtctgggaaggaaagaggagctCCTCCTGCACTGGGAACAGCAGCACAGCTGTCAGGACCCTCCCAAACTCTGGACGATTTTAAACGCGCTCTCCAGCCAGGGAGAGGTGGAGCTGTCCCCGAAAACTGAGAAATGA
- the ZNF438 gene encoding zinc finger protein 438 isoform X5 — protein MLTRPEKQLKQKMSESPGKTVCTGESNIPSGTIQSGKGLQNKSQFRTIAPKIVPKVLTPRVLSCHSPSLSDQVNPGPSINSKPLGMPTQNYALMQVSGQEGTFSLVALPHVASAQPVQKPRLPLPENLKLPIPRYQPPRNNKGSRKKPILSTSESGCIKPPAQTQTSPCPPDRPEPPHTPSPSEPVLALDHAPASITTAALTNGGGHGDSRPPVTNDHGDPNPAATPTSSTPEEPSAKQGLMQISGKANFTSKKIPSKPSAVASENQNEQVDLAKAVTNSAPAVLGNAVQLISSVPKGKLPIFPYSRIKSTEAYRSESDANITEFSLPGLRADCDKTASITEGLNAVPKIANKIPAPQVSKQSPCESAFCPATKLDLSHKPKLSGGAAKRRGRKRKVPDEILALQGKRRKCVINKCKDGKERVKTDPQESRDQKPGAMKKYRSIMPKPVLVMPALAPLASPAAPVQSHTLGRIAQDVLFSHSLTPQYLGCKQDDSPSAKPSSAFRNGFSGIKKPWHRCHVCNHHFQFKQHLREHMNTHTNRRPYSCRICRKAYVRSGSLSTHMKLHHGENRLKKLVCCEFCAKVFGHVRVYFGHLKEVHRVVISTEPSPSDLLPGDMAKSKDVNVRALEGSVERENKSHLEEDLLLNQADEVKLQIKCGRCQITAQSFAEIKFHLLYVHGEEIQGRLQEEIIPGNKGAQEELVKQAAPYWKHRPERRKPAAHCPSDEDVRAFPKLKKQLCVHRQNDVGVLMKSEGGQPVPREPGEEPRGPGCPSPRPGLLQSQRGFHCVLCAQTLGRKEELLLHWEQQHSCQDPPKLWTILNALSSQGEVELSPKTEK, from the exons GTGAATCAAACATTCCTTCTGGAACAATTCAGAGTGGTAAGGGTTTGCAGAATAAGAGTCAGTTTAGGACCATTGCACCAAAAATTGTGCCCAAAGTGCTAACACCCAGAGTGTTATCATGCCATTCGCCATCACTCTCTGATCAGGTGAATCCAGGACCTTCCATCAACTCCAAGCCCCTGGGGATGCCCACCCAGAATTATGCTCTGATGCAGGTTTCTGGCCAGGAGGGGAcattttctcttgttgctttgcCGCATGTTGCCTCAGCTCAGCCAGTCCAGAAACCCAGACTGCCCCTGCCTGAAAACCTTAAACTGCCTATTCCTCGATACCAACCCCCGAGAAATAACAAAGGATCAAGAAAGAAACCCATTCTGAGCACCTCTGAGAGTGGTTGTATCAAACCTCCTGCCCAGACCCAAACGTCCCCTTGCCCACCTGACCGTCCAgaacccccacacacacccagtCCATCCGAGCCCGTGCTGGCTCTAGACCACGCCCCCGCCAGCATCACCACGGCTGCACTGACCAATGGAGGTGGCCACGGAGACTCTCGCCCTCCAGTGACCAACGACCACGGAGATCCAAACCCTGCTGCCACCCCAACATCATCCACACCAGAGGAGCCCTCTGCCAAGCAGGGCCTCATGCAGATTTCAGGGAAGGCAAACTTCACAAGCAAGAAAATACCCAGTAAGCCTTCTGCTGTGGCCAGTGAAAACCAGAATGAGCAAGTGGACCTTGCAAAAGCCGTGACCAATTCAGCACCAGCCGTTTTGGGCAATGCAGTTCAGCTGATCTCCTCAGTCCCCAAAGGGAAactgcccatcttcccctactcaAGAATAAAAAGCACGGAGGCTTACAGAAGTGAATCGGATGCTAACATCACAGAGTTTTCTTTACCTGGGCTCAGGGCAGACTGTGATAAGACAGCCTCCATCACAGAAGGCTTGAATGCAGTCCCCAAAATCGCCAACAAGATCCCTGCCCCACAGGTGTCGAAGCAGAGTCCCTGTGAAAGTGCCTTTTGTCCGGCCACCAAGCTAGATCTCAGCCACAAACCAAAACTCAGTGGTGGGgcagcaaagagaagaggaagaaaacggAAGGTACCGGATGAAATTTTGGCGCTtcagggaaaaaggaggaaatgtgtCATTAATAAGTGTAAAGATggtaaagaaagagtaaaaactGATCCCCAGGAATCCAGAGATCAAAAACCTGGGGCTATGAAGAAATACCGTAGCATTATGCCTAAACCTGTCCTCGTCATGCCAGCCTTGGCCCCCCTGGCTTCTCCTGCAGCCCCAGTGCAGTCCCACACGCTCGGCAGGATAGCACAGGACGTTCTGTTCAGCCATTCACTCACTCCTCAATATCTCGGCTGTAAGCAGGATGACAGCCCTTCCGCCAAGCCCAGCTCTGCATTCAGAAATGGATTCTCTGGCATTAAGAAGCCTTGGCACAGATGTCACGTCTGTAACCACCACTTCCAGTTCAAACAGCACCTTCGAGAGCACATGAATACACACACGAACAGACGGCCGTACAGTTGTCGGATCTGTCGCAAGGCGTACGTACGCTCTGGCAGCCTGAGCACACACATGAAACTCCATCACGGGGAGAACCGTCTGAAGAAGCTCGTGTGCTGTGAGTTTTGTGCAAAAGTGTTTGGTCACGTCAGAGTCTATTTTGGCCATCTAAAAGAAGTGCATAGGGTTGTCATCAGCACCGAACCCTCCCCCAGCGACCTGCTGCCAGGGGACATGGCAAAGAGCAAAGATGTGAACGTACGGGCGCTGGAAGGGTCGGTGGAGAG GGAAAACAAGTCTCACCTGGAAGAAGACCTCCTTCTGAACCAGGCTGACGAAGTCAAATTACAAATCAAATGTGGCCGCTGTCAAATCACAGCTCAGTCTTTCGCTGAAATAAAGTTCCATTTACTTTATGTTCATGGAGAGGAAATTCAGGGCAGGCTACAAGAGGAGATCATACCAGGAAACAAGGGAGCTCAGGAAGAACTGGTTAAACAGGCTGCTCCTTACTGGAAACATCGTCCCGAAAGAAGAAAGCCCGCTGCACACTGTCCCTCCGACGAGGATGTACGTGCGTTTCCTAAATTGAAAAAGCAGCTCTGCGTTCATCGTCAGAATGACGTGGGCGTGCTCATGAAAAGTGAAGGAGGCCAGCCGGTTCCGAGGGAGCCAGGGGAAGAGCCCCGGGGCCCTGGGTGTCCCAGCCCCCGCCCCGGTCTCCTTCAGTCCCAGCGGGGCTTCCACTGTGTCCTTTGTGCACAGACtctgggaaggaaagaggagctCCTCCTGCACTGGGAACAGCAGCACAGCTGTCAGGACCCTCCCAAACTCTGGACGATTTTAAACGCGCTCTCCAGCCAGGGAGAGGTGGAGCTGTCCCCGAAAACTGAGAAATGA
- the ZNF438 gene encoding zinc finger protein 438 isoform X4, translating into MQNSLSVSPKDQGDVSMLTRPEKQLKQKMSESPGKTVCTGESNIPSGTIQSGKGLQNKSQFRTIAPKIVPKVLTPRVLSCHSPSLSDQVNPGPSINSKPLGMPTQNYALMQVSGQEGTFSLVALPHVASAQPVQKPRLPLPENLKLPIPRYQPPRNNKGSRKKPILSTSESGCIKPPAQTQTSPCPPDRPEPPHTPSPSEPVLALDHAPASITTAALTNGGGHGDSRPPVTNDHGDPNPAATPTSSTPEEPSAKQGLMQISGKANFTSKKIPSKPSAVASENQNEQVDLAKAVTNSAPAVLGNAVQLISSVPKGKLPIFPYSRIKSTEAYRSESDANITEFSLPGLRADCDKTASITEGLNAVPKIANKIPAPQVSKQSPCESAFCPATKLDLSHKPKLSGGAAKRRGRKRKVPDEILALQGKRRKCVINKCKDGKERVKTDPQESRDQKPGAMKKYRSIMPKPVLVMPALAPLASPAAPVQSHTLGRIAQDVLFSHSLTPQYLGCKQDDSPSAKPSSAFRNGFSGIKKPWHRCHVCNHHFQFKQHLREHMNTHTNRRPYSCRICRKAYVRSGSLSTHMKLHHGENRLKKLVCCEFCAKVFGHVRVYFGHLKEVHRVVISTEPSPSDLLPGDMAKSKDVNVRALEGSVERENKSHLEEDLLLNQADEVKLQIKCGRCQITAQSFAEIKFHLLYVHGEEIQGRLQEEIIPGNKGAQEELVKQAAPYWKHRPERRKPAAHCPSDEDVRAFPKLKKQLCVHRQNDVGVLMKSEGGQPVPREPGEEPRGPGCPSPRPGLLQSQRGFHCVLCAQTLGRKEELLLHWEQQHSCQDPPKLWTILNALSSQGEVELSPKTEK; encoded by the exons GTGAATCAAACATTCCTTCTGGAACAATTCAGAGTGGTAAGGGTTTGCAGAATAAGAGTCAGTTTAGGACCATTGCACCAAAAATTGTGCCCAAAGTGCTAACACCCAGAGTGTTATCATGCCATTCGCCATCACTCTCTGATCAGGTGAATCCAGGACCTTCCATCAACTCCAAGCCCCTGGGGATGCCCACCCAGAATTATGCTCTGATGCAGGTTTCTGGCCAGGAGGGGAcattttctcttgttgctttgcCGCATGTTGCCTCAGCTCAGCCAGTCCAGAAACCCAGACTGCCCCTGCCTGAAAACCTTAAACTGCCTATTCCTCGATACCAACCCCCGAGAAATAACAAAGGATCAAGAAAGAAACCCATTCTGAGCACCTCTGAGAGTGGTTGTATCAAACCTCCTGCCCAGACCCAAACGTCCCCTTGCCCACCTGACCGTCCAgaacccccacacacacccagtCCATCCGAGCCCGTGCTGGCTCTAGACCACGCCCCCGCCAGCATCACCACGGCTGCACTGACCAATGGAGGTGGCCACGGAGACTCTCGCCCTCCAGTGACCAACGACCACGGAGATCCAAACCCTGCTGCCACCCCAACATCATCCACACCAGAGGAGCCCTCTGCCAAGCAGGGCCTCATGCAGATTTCAGGGAAGGCAAACTTCACAAGCAAGAAAATACCCAGTAAGCCTTCTGCTGTGGCCAGTGAAAACCAGAATGAGCAAGTGGACCTTGCAAAAGCCGTGACCAATTCAGCACCAGCCGTTTTGGGCAATGCAGTTCAGCTGATCTCCTCAGTCCCCAAAGGGAAactgcccatcttcccctactcaAGAATAAAAAGCACGGAGGCTTACAGAAGTGAATCGGATGCTAACATCACAGAGTTTTCTTTACCTGGGCTCAGGGCAGACTGTGATAAGACAGCCTCCATCACAGAAGGCTTGAATGCAGTCCCCAAAATCGCCAACAAGATCCCTGCCCCACAGGTGTCGAAGCAGAGTCCCTGTGAAAGTGCCTTTTGTCCGGCCACCAAGCTAGATCTCAGCCACAAACCAAAACTCAGTGGTGGGgcagcaaagagaagaggaagaaaacggAAGGTACCGGATGAAATTTTGGCGCTtcagggaaaaaggaggaaatgtgtCATTAATAAGTGTAAAGATggtaaagaaagagtaaaaactGATCCCCAGGAATCCAGAGATCAAAAACCTGGGGCTATGAAGAAATACCGTAGCATTATGCCTAAACCTGTCCTCGTCATGCCAGCCTTGGCCCCCCTGGCTTCTCCTGCAGCCCCAGTGCAGTCCCACACGCTCGGCAGGATAGCACAGGACGTTCTGTTCAGCCATTCACTCACTCCTCAATATCTCGGCTGTAAGCAGGATGACAGCCCTTCCGCCAAGCCCAGCTCTGCATTCAGAAATGGATTCTCTGGCATTAAGAAGCCTTGGCACAGATGTCACGTCTGTAACCACCACTTCCAGTTCAAACAGCACCTTCGAGAGCACATGAATACACACACGAACAGACGGCCGTACAGTTGTCGGATCTGTCGCAAGGCGTACGTACGCTCTGGCAGCCTGAGCACACACATGAAACTCCATCACGGGGAGAACCGTCTGAAGAAGCTCGTGTGCTGTGAGTTTTGTGCAAAAGTGTTTGGTCACGTCAGAGTCTATTTTGGCCATCTAAAAGAAGTGCATAGGGTTGTCATCAGCACCGAACCCTCCCCCAGCGACCTGCTGCCAGGGGACATGGCAAAGAGCAAAGATGTGAACGTACGGGCGCTGGAAGGGTCGGTGGAGAG GGAAAACAAGTCTCACCTGGAAGAAGACCTCCTTCTGAACCAGGCTGACGAAGTCAAATTACAAATCAAATGTGGCCGCTGTCAAATCACAGCTCAGTCTTTCGCTGAAATAAAGTTCCATTTACTTTATGTTCATGGAGAGGAAATTCAGGGCAGGCTACAAGAGGAGATCATACCAGGAAACAAGGGAGCTCAGGAAGAACTGGTTAAACAGGCTGCTCCTTACTGGAAACATCGTCCCGAAAGAAGAAAGCCCGCTGCACACTGTCCCTCCGACGAGGATGTACGTGCGTTTCCTAAATTGAAAAAGCAGCTCTGCGTTCATCGTCAGAATGACGTGGGCGTGCTCATGAAAAGTGAAGGAGGCCAGCCGGTTCCGAGGGAGCCAGGGGAAGAGCCCCGGGGCCCTGGGTGTCCCAGCCCCCGCCCCGGTCTCCTTCAGTCCCAGCGGGGCTTCCACTGTGTCCTTTGTGCACAGACtctgggaaggaaagaggagctCCTCCTGCACTGGGAACAGCAGCACAGCTGTCAGGACCCTCCCAAACTCTGGACGATTTTAAACGCGCTCTCCAGCCAGGGAGAGGTGGAGCTGTCCCCGAAAACTGAGAAATGA